The sequence below is a genomic window from Macaca nemestrina isolate mMacNem1 chromosome 13, mMacNem.hap1, whole genome shotgun sequence.
TCCCACAGAGGGGTCAGAGAAAGTCTCCTGGAGCTAAAGAAGAGTCCTGAGGCTGAAGCCGGTGGAGGGGGGATGGCGGGGGGATGGCAGGGGGACCCAGGCCAGAAGGTGATGAGACACGATTTAGAAAGAGGAGAGGACACAAGGCATCACTCAGTTGTTCAGCGTTACTGAACGTCTTGCCTGTGACAGGCCTGGATACCCCACTCTTGGCTTCAAGGCACTTCCGACACGGGGCACAGGCATTTAAAAGTCCAGTGGTAAGCGCAAGGGCCAAGATGCAGGGCAGTGGGCGCAGAGCCGTTGTGGAGGAGGAGACTCAAATGCAGTCAACATTACCCTCGGAAAGCTCTGAAATTGCCAGGTCCTGAGTCTTTAGGAGCTCCCATGACAATaattcatttctgtttctcttggcTTTTTGGCCCCACCTGGCCTCCCTTTGCTGGGCAATGAAGGACAAGGTTTATTTTTCAAAGGAGGAAGAACTAGGAATAAAGAGGAGGGTTTTCTCTCATGATTTTTCTTCAAAGCATTCATTTAAGTTAAACGTGCTCCGTCCTATGTGCTTGGGGTCAGGGGTGGGAACGTGAGGGGCACACAGCTCTGCAGATGCCTTGCTGAGCCTCCCTCTGTAAAGCAGTACTGCTCACAACAGGACCATGCCTGCAGATCCTCCGGGCATCTTGGTCAAAGGCAGTTTCTCATTTAGTAGGTCTGGGGGAGGGCAAGAGAATTGGAATTTTTAACTGGCTGATCCCCATATAGTCCCAGTGCTGCAGGTCTGGGGCCACAGTTGAGAACCATGGAGCAGAGAATGAACTTTCGGGTGGGGACAGCATTCCAGAGAGAGGGTGAGTAGGAAGCTGCCTATGGCTCCTAACTGGGGGAGCAAAGTGGGAGATGAGGCTGAAGAGGTGGGGTCCCCTTATGAGTTTGATAAGTGGTCGGGAGGAGTCACATGATAACAGCAGATGCCTGCAACAGATAGGGAAATATTCTTCCTGTAAGAATATAGGGTGTGTAAGATGTATTCTTATTTCACAGAGACACTTTACATATTAAACCTGGAGAAATATTCTTCGCTCACTCCAGAAACACATGTCCTCACAATTCTCGGAAAACACAGTCCTTTTGACCTATCTTGTTTCTCCATTTCTGATAAAGAACTGATTACAAGAATTATGTCCTCTTTTTCTTAACAGCGCAAGTCAGCAGCAGCAACTGAGCCCTGGCCTCTGTGGGGTGGGAAGGAGGCTCACTGCTGGCTCCACACCAACTGCTGGTTTCAGTGCGGGAGCATAGGGTCAGAGTGGccaaaagaagccagaaatccCAAGTTGTTAAACATCTCAACTTTAAAATATTGGGCACTAATTCAAAACTGTTTCCAGCACTATGAGTGCTAAACAGTTTAAGTCTGCAAGGCAAATTCAGCCAAGGAGTGTCTCTTTTACGACTGCTGGCTGAAAGGACTTCGAGTGGGGGAGGGGGGTGACCAGGCCCGCTTTTAGCTAGATTCTGACGACAGCAGTGTCAAGGATGGATTAGGAGGAGGGGGAGACTGAAGGCTAGAAGGCCTTTCAGGAGGCTCCTGCCAGCCTGGGCTAGAGAGaaaatacagtcagccctccacatctgtgggttccacatctgtggattcagtCAAATACcaatcaaaaatattcaggaaataaaaaggattgTTACATCGCCTACAGACTTTTTTTTCGTGTCATgatttcctaaacaatacagtataacaactatttacatcgAAGTGACATGGTagtaggtattataagtaatctagagaggATTTAAATCATACAGGAGGGTTGTGTAGGTTAACTGTaaatactacatcattttatataagggacttgactGTGCATTGACTTTGGTACATGGGGATGTTCTGGAACAAATTCCCTCATGAATACCGGGACAATGGTATGCATAAATCCTGAAGGTAAGCAGAACGGGGTGGATTGGGGAGGGGGGGTTCCAGGACTTGAGGAATGAGAATTAATAGGTGCATGAGGGAGAGTAGGCTGTCTGAGATGACCCCGCAGCTTTCTAAGGTGGTGATTGATGGCTGGTGGTGACATTCACTGGGATAATGAATACAGGAGGCAGAAGCATATTCTAAGGGAAGGTTGTGGACAAGCAGAATTTAGATGCGTCTGCGTCAGCCACAGGAATATGGAATCTGAAGTCAGAACAGAGGCAAAGGTTAGCTggctttctaaaacacaaatctggTCAGGTTACTGTCTGCTGAAACCCTCTAATGGTTTCCCGTCATCCAAACAGAAAGTCCAGATTCCTCCTCCTGGTAAACAAGGCCCTGGCAACCTGTCCCTGCCAACCTCATTGTGCCACACCCCAACAGAAAAATCTGctccctgggcctgctccacaaCTCAGAGTGCCCAGAATAAGCTCTGCCTTTGTTCTTGCTAGACCCTGTTCCAGAACATCCCCCCATACCAAAGTCAAATACCTTCCACCCATCCCTTTTTATGTCTGGAAAATTCCTATTCTTTTCAGGCTCCAACATCTCTTTTCTGAAGCCTTTACTGACCCTGCCCAGCAGATACGCTTACGCCCTTCTTTGTGCTGTCCCTGAACATTTATGTGCCTGTTTCACTGCCCCATCGCTCCCTACTGAGGGGATCTGCCTGTCTGTAAATGCCTCAAGGCAGAGGCCATATCTTAATTAACTTGGAATTACTGGCTCCTGGCGCACATCTagcatatagtagatgctcacGAAATGTCTAAGGAATAAAGACCCTCCCTCTGGGGGTAAACTGTGAGGGCAATCTGGAGGGAATGTTTCTTACTTCCCAGGATCATACAGCCCGTGTCTCGTGACAGCTAAGGAGCTGCATGAGGCCCCAGTGCTGACCTCAccatttttcttgctttccagCTGGGGTATGGCCGTCAATGTGTACTCCACATCTGTGACCAGTGAAAATCTGAGTCGCCATGATATGCTTGCATGGGTCAACGACTCCCTGCACCTCAACTATACCAAGATAGAACAGCTCTGTTCAGGTAGGAGGCTGGGAATATGGGAAGTGGCCCTGccggaaggaaaggaaagaaaggtcaGAAGGCAGAGCAGCCACGGCAGGGAATATACAGTCATGCATGGCTGAATGACTGATGTGCCCAGAGAAATGTATCCTTAGGCGATGctgttgttgtgtgaacatcacagagtgtatttacacaaacctggatggcGTAACCTACTACATTCCtcggctatatggtatagcctactactcCTAGGCTAAAAACAAGTACAGCATGTTTCTGTACTAAATACGGCAGACAGTTTTAACACATGGTAAGTATTTGCACATCTAAACACACCTAAACATaaaaaaggtacaataaaaagaTGGTATTATAATCCTATGGGatcaccatcatatatgtggttCATCGCTGACCAAACCATCATTATGCAGCCCATGGCTGTAGCTTGTGACTAGACTAAGGAGGAGAGCTGGAGGCCCTGAACCAGTCAGACTATCTGGAGCTGAAGTCAAGAAATGGAAGCAGGGAAAGAGAAGAGCAGGAGAGGCACCGTGAAGGACTGCAGggaaaggaggagtggggagCTGAGAGCCAGGATGGCGGCAGAGCCACAAGTCTGACCTCATCTCTCTGGGTCCAGCTCTCAGCTCTTCTGGTGGTGCAACCTTGGGCAATTCACTCTGCTGCCttaggcctcagttttcccatccatAAGATGGAGACAATATCACCAAGTAACTAGAGTTGCTATTGGGATTACCCTACCTACATGCAGTGTGTGATGTGGTACTGGTACATAATGTGCATCAATAAATAGTCATCGCTCTTCTTCGTGGAAAGCTGGGGGGATTCTGGCCATGTCTCTCCTGAAAGTAGGACTGGCCCCAGCCTCAGaacaaggagagagaagaggagatggGGTTTGGGGAAGTGAGAGAGCAGCCCACAGAAGGAGAGCAGCGAGAACCCTCAGCCAGCTGTCCTTCTCCACAGGGGCAGCCTACTGCCAGTTCATGGACATGCTCTTCCCTGGCTGTGTGCACTTGAGGAAAGTGAAGTTCCAGGCCAAACTAGAGCATGAATACATCCACAACTTCAAGGTGCTGCAAGCAGCTTTCAAGAAGATGGGTGTTGACAAAGTAGGTGCCTGCGCTCCGGGGAGGGGCCCGAGGAGCAGTGTGACCCTGGGGAAGAAGAGGACCCATCAGCCCGGGCAACTGGGGCTCCTGGGGTCATTCCAGTGCTCGcgcctccctccacctcccaactCTCCAGAGGGAATTTTCCCCCTTTTCAAGGCACAATGGAAGAGCCCACAACACTTGCCATCCCATCATGACAAcagtcctttcccttcctcctctctggaCCCTGCCCACCCTAACACTGAGCTCTGTGTACCGCTCCTGTGAAGTTccacctctctctgtctctgtaggGCCCAAGAAAGTGTCTTTGCTCACTCTCCTGCCTCGGTGGCTGCAGACCCCCAGCCCACACACAGGCAGTAGAGCCGAGGGACGCCTCCCCACACAGTTCTTCCACACGGTGCCTGTAGAGAAGGGATGCCTCTGGATCTGAGACCAGGGCCTGCCAGCCTACCTGTCTGCTGTGGTGCCGTGGGAGGGGGGCAAGTGGAGAAGGTGGAGGACGCTGCAGCCCAGGGGCTGGCTTTCCTGAGAGCAGTGGCCCTCAGCAGAGAAAGGCGGCCCTACAGCAGCAGGTGGCTAAAGTACTCTGCTTATGTGGTCTATTTCAGATCATTCCTGTAGAGAAATTAGTGAAAGGAAAATTCCAAGATAATTTTGAGTTTATTCAGTGGTTTAAGAAATTCTTTGACGCAAACTATGATGGAAAGGATTACAACCCTCTGCTGGCGCGGCAGGGCCAGGACGTAGCGCCACCTCCTAACCCAGGTGATCAGATCTTCAACAAATCCAAGAAACTCATTGGCACAGCAGGTAACGTGCCCGAGCCGGGGGAGGGAGCATGGGGGGCCGGGCCGGCAGGCCTCTACAGCCAGGAATGCCCCCTGGGCCACGGCCCGGCCCTGCCAGCCTGGAGGAGACTTGTTATCACGGAGTTCAGATGACGCCGCCTGCTGGCCGCTTAGACCGGGGGAGTGAAAGTAGTGGGTGAGAGAGCTCCACAAATTGCTCCAAGAGGAGAGCCACCAgcaccagccatggtggcagctGGGGTAGGAGGCCCAAGACACTTTGTTTCGTAGCACGAGCTAACTTGTTTGCCTCAAGATGGTGGGGCAGCAAGGTGACTTGGTTTCTCCGTCCAGGTGCATCCAGGCCAAGAGCCTGGTGCCAGCACCACAGCCCCTTCTTGCCCCCTGCCCACTGGATGGCCAGAGCAGGAGTTACCAAGCTGGATCACACCTTTCCCTACTCCAAAGGCCCAACAGTCCTAAGTCCTCGAAAGATGAGTCTCTAGAAACGAGGCTTTGTCTGAGTcctggaggggaagggagagaagcaaTAGGGCCTTTGGGAAGCAGCAGCgttgggaggggaagggagagaagcagCCCCAGCCCGCGTCGGACCCCGTCATAGCAGAGCCACCTCCTCTGTCTGCACTGCCGTTCTGCCTGGGCCTGCCCCACTCGCCCGCCTGCTTGCTTCGCACTAGAAACAGCCCGCTCTGTCTAGGGAGGTGCAGTCACTAGTGAGCAGTTCGCCACGGCATGCTGGCTGCGCTGGGGAGGAGCTGGGGTCCCTGATTTGGCCACTGCTGTACAGATACCTGGTCCAGCCCAGCAGAGGGCAACAGAGCCCATCCTGACATAGGGCCCCAGGAGGGACAGCCACCCAGAGACGATGGCTTTGGGCTGGGGCTTCTGTTAGGAAAGGCCCTGTGCCAGCTGCCTTTCCTCTAGCTATCAGTATGAGAGGGACCCGAACCGTTCCAACTCCGCTTCCCCAAATTTGCCGTCCTAATTTCTCTCCTCTATCCCTCAGGCCAACTCTCTCCCGGCCCCAACACCTCATACCTTCTTTAGTCCCTATAGTTTCTGCTGTCCCAGGCTTGCCAAACGGCTGCCCAGCTGCTGGAGTGTCCATGTGGCCAAGGCTCGGGGCCTAGCTGTAGATGGCcttcctggggtgggggcaggggggtgAGAGTGCCTGCCTGTCGCATGGGCCTGCCCCCGCAGTCCTCACACCAGGCTGTCTCCTGCCGCGTGTGCTGTGGGCTCACGTGGACTCACCTGACTCTTTCCCTCTGGGCAGTTCCACAGAGGACGTCCCCCACAGGCCCAAAAAACATGCAGACCTCTGGCCGGCTGAGCAACGTGGCCCCCCCCTGCATTCTCCGGAAGAATCCTCCATCAGCCCGAAATGGTGGCCATGAGACTGATGCCCAAATTCTTGAACTCAACCAACAGGTGAGTGGGATGGGTAAGGGTAGCTGAGATAGCCCTGTCACCAAAGCCAGGCCCTTGGGGTGTCTGCAGGGACAAGAAAGGGCAGGCAGGGGAGCCTGAGGTGGGGACCTCTGACTTGACACCACTTTGTCACAAGCAGCTGGTGGACTTGAAGCTGACAGTGGATGGGCTGGAGAAGGAACGTGACTTCTACTTCAGCAAACTTCGTGACATCGAGCTCATCTGCCAGGAGCATGAAAGTGAAAACAGCCCTGTTATCTCAGGCATCATTGGCATCCTCTATGCAACGGAGGTGAGCACTCCCAGGCCCATTGGGCACTCCCCAGTCTGGCCTGGCCCTAAGACCAGAAGTGTGATAGGGCCAGAAGGGACCGTGGAGAAAATTTACTGATGAGAGAGAGGTAAAGTTACTAGCCCAGGGTCACCTATTAGCAGGGCTCCCAGGCTCTTGACCCCTTGCTCTTCAGCTGCCTACAGAACCTGAGAAGCCCTGACTGGCCTGCCTGGCCCACcactttcctctccttcccaccctccagGAAGGATTCGCACCCCCTGAGGACGATGAGATTGAAGAGCATCAACAAGAAGACCAGGACGAATACTGAGGGCGGCCGCAGCCCTGGCTGACTGCACGGCTTCCCCatgcctccctccctgctccactCCCACATTATAGTCCTTTCCTAACATGGTCAGCCGGGTGCTTTGTGTCAGTGCCGCAGCACTGGGGAGCCAGACGAGCGGGGCTTGGGGGCATGGGGCCGGAAAGCGGTGGCGCTGGCCCAGTTGGCGGGACCCCTGTCCACACCCACCCTATTTATTTCTGTTGTCTCTCTGTTGTGTCACCCAACATTTCCCAGGGTGCTGCTGCCACCCGCCCCAGCCAGCCACCTGCTCCCGACAGCCAGCAGCTGTGTATTTGACAAAGTCATTGGTATATTTTTACTTACTGGATTCTCCTTGCACTTTACCTGTTCTTTTCCAGAGCTGACAGCACGGGCTCGGGGCAGTGTGCCTGGCTTGGCTTCCCTTCCCCatggctgggggctggggctggactcacccattctaatttattttgtcttttggcTTCTCAGTAACTGAGGGGAAGGCTGATgtcaggagagggagagggggctgaggaggtAGTGCCGTAGGCCCAGGGGgtcagggagagggaggggggcaTGTGAGGGATGGAAATGACCTCCTGGCACCAGGCTCACCCACCCAAGGCCCCCTGCCCCAGCACCGAAGCCCAGTGCTGCCCTGAGGCCCCCAGCCACTCCCTCCAGCAGCCTGGTTCACCACACAGACTCTGCCTGGACCCCATTGTCTGTCTGCTTCCCACCCACCCTGCCCACCCCCTGCCCCTCAGGCACCAGCCTGCATATGTGttcacttttatttaaataaacttgtGCGGTAAAAGTCCACAGCTGCAGCACAGCCTCACTGTCACCCTCCCACAGGCCTGGAAACCACCACCAGCTCTGGGCTCGGAGCCCAGCTCCAGCCTAGCCCCAGTGCCCAACACTGGTGGTAGGGCTCTGAGGGCAGGCAGGGGCCCCAACCCCCTATCCCTGAGGAGGAACTAGGTCTGGGCCCGTGGCCATGACAAGGGGCAGCTGGTGAAGCGGCTGTGGGACACCATGACACCGTAGTGGCCTGGCCAAGAGGTTCTTCGTTTCAGTCTCCTTTGGGTCAGGGGGACTGCATGTCATTCCCCACCTGTTGTCAAAGCTCACACACCTCACCATAGTGATTCAGCTGAAGACAGGGGCTCACGTGACAGAGAGAGCTGGGATGGCTACAAAGAACAAGCAGTTCTGAGTGCTGAAGCCCAGGATGGCAATGTCCAAGGGGGTCCTTCTGTAGAGCAGGCTCCAGTGGGAACAGGGAGCCAGGGGCCCTTCCACATTATCTGCACAGCCCCAGTCCCGGCATGTGCCTGACAAAAGGCCACACTAACCAATGTCCCAGAAGCCCAGCAGAGACCAGGAGTGCGGAAATGAATGTGAGAGCCTTGGGGTCATCTAGACCAGCCCCCGGTTTACTGAGGAGGGATGAGAGGCCCACATGCGTGACTCACTCGCCATGGCAGAAACCTGGGCTAGAACTCACACTTCTTCACTTGAGGTTCAGGGCTCATCCCCAAAGACCACTGAGGTTCTTCCAGCTGCAGGACAGTGCTGGTTTCCTCGCCACCCTGAGTATGGCCAACATGCAGCTGGGGCCGTGTCTCTTCTGTGGCCCCACCCCATGGCCCCTTTCGAGACCACCACCATTTCTATCATGACATCAGGTTCAAGCCTTAAATAAGCAATTCATGTCTGTTTATTTCTCAATCACCACTGCCCCTTTTGACTCCCACCCCCACATACATAGACACTTCTGCCTTATTCTATCTCTGTTCTTCTCCTCCAGCAAGTTCCTTGCCTGCTTTTACTTATCGTGATGATTTTAATTCCCTTGCCTAATTTTTAAAGGCTTTTCCCCATGATTAAAGGTAGATACCATGAAAGGATAGGCCATTGTTCTGCATTGCTTTTCAGGCTGAGACCTCACCCTGAAGGTAAAGTGGGCGTGGGAGGCACTGTGTCTATATCACAATCCCCAGAAGTTGTGAATATGTgggttacatggcaaaagggaattAAGGCTgcctgtgggccaggcatggtggcttacgcctgtaatcccagcacttttggaggccaaagtgggattatcacttgagcccaggagttcaagacttcc
It includes:
- the LOC105479773 gene encoding microtubule-associated protein RP/EB family member 3 isoform X2, translating into MAVNVYSTSVTSENLSRHDMLAWVNDSLHLNYTKIEQLCSGAAYCQFMDMLFPGCVHLRKVKFQAKLEHEYIHNFKVLQAAFKKMGVDKIIPVEKLVKGKFQDNFEFIQWFKKFFDANYDGKDYNPLLARQGQDVAPPPNPVPQRTSPTGPKNMQTSGRLSNVAPPCILRKNPPSARNGGHETDAQILELNQQLVDLKLTVDGLEKERDFYFSKLRDIELICQEHESENSPVISGIIGILYATEEGFAPPEDDEIEEHQQEDQDEY
- the LOC105479773 gene encoding microtubule-associated protein RP/EB family member 3 isoform X1; protein product: MAVNVYSTSVTSENLSRHDMLAWVNDSLHLNYTKIEQLCSGAAYCQFMDMLFPGCVHLRKVKFQAKLEHEYIHNFKVLQAAFKKMGVDKIIPVEKLVKGKFQDNFEFIQWFKKFFDANYDGKDYNPLLARQGQDVAPPPNPGDQIFNKSKKLIGTAVPQRTSPTGPKNMQTSGRLSNVAPPCILRKNPPSARNGGHETDAQILELNQQLVDLKLTVDGLEKERDFYFSKLRDIELICQEHESENSPVISGIIGILYATEEGFAPPEDDEIEEHQQEDQDEY